A genomic segment from Salvia splendens isolate huo1 chromosome 13, SspV2, whole genome shotgun sequence encodes:
- the LOC121762165 gene encoding uncharacterized protein LOC121762165, giving the protein MRSSSSLNLSSLSPSSICIGAISVAVLSSGSPNSAPSGISFSDPAPVMVETRSGDSRRLEEMLAAAMADLSNCVAESDRKHEKRDKLRDTSDGSRDLAMKELREGLLALQLQQNEILNRFAPPANGNFHGQFGGGAPAGQYAGGPQPRQQYFATRQSKVGFLIFFGEDLAGWILRCDHFFTVDLTPEESKVRLVVINFEGRALQWFQNWSKYQDQSMSTPWPLFLQALEARFGDQLLGDPMTELLALKQSGSFADYHDRFELLLGRVSLSESYAISHFINGLKPSIQKVVRMFMPQTLVHAYALARLQDMSVPVKDNLPPNARRFIPQDTRTSHTTAPLLSTPITPAFKSRRLLAEEEMADKRARGICYELNSDQTSEDSVEDENPLISIHAINGSSSRSFRTMRVTGRMGKKALHILIDSGSTHNFLDLQVARKLGLVLTSVTPVFVDVADGNRLECKSMCKGLKWSLRGTTFSTDVLLLPLGSCDMVLGIQWLETLGDIRWNFKNLTMDFTLNGKRHLLRGGSTEQVDHAVSEKEMNKLLAHHEGIQLCCIQMNTEGHSDLLTMGQEHTEKDSPIPYHIQSFLDGQSSMFAEPTALPPMRSHNHKIPLLPYATPVNSRPYRHSALHKTIIEKQVSELLKQGFIQPSSSPFSSPVVLGKKKDGTWRMCVDYRRFNKITIKDKYPIPLIDELLEELKGAIVFSKIDLRAGYHQIRMEVQDIPKTAFRTHDGHYEFAVMPFGLTNAPATFQCLMNDIFRPFLRKFVKDAFHWDAEADKAFLELKQAMISPPMHPAYGIGAVLMQDGHPIAFISKALSPKNKNLSVYDKELLAIVFAVTYWITT; this is encoded by the exons ATGCGAAGCTCTTCTTCCCTCAATCTATCTTCTCTCTCGCCTAGTTCTATCTGTATAGGTGCAATTTCGGTGGCCGTTCTTAGCTCCGGCAGCCCCAATTCTGCACCAAGTGGTATAAGCTTCTCCGATCCAGCTCCTGTGATGGTTGAGACTCGCTCTGGCGACTCACGTCGCTTAGAGGAGATGCTCGCGGCCGCCATGGCTGATCTATCCAACTGTGTCGCCGAATCTGATCGGAAACACGAGAAGCGCGACAAACTCCGAGACACTTCCGATGGATCTCGAGATCTAGCTATGAAGGAGCTTCGCGAAGGCCTCCTCGCTCTTCAGCTTCAACAGAACGAGATCCTCAATCGTTTTGCTCCGCCTGCTAACGGCAATTTCCATGGGCAATTTGGCGGCGGTGCTCCGGCTGGGCAGTACGCTGGTGGTCCCCAACCACGTCAACAATACTTCGCCACTCGTCAATCGAAAGTCGGTTTCCTTATTTTCTTTGGTGAAGATTTAGCCGGATGGATCCTTCGTTGCGATCACTTCTTCACGGTGGATCTAACACCGGAGGAGTCGAAAGTCAGACTGGTTGTAATCAATTTCGAAGGACGTGCTCTTCAATGGTTTCAAAACTGGTCGAAATATCAGGATCAATCAATGTCCACCCCATGGCCGTTGTTTCTACAAGCGCTCGAAGCTCGTTTTGGTGATCAATTATTGGGAGATCCGATGACCGAACTCCTTGCACTCAAACAATCAGGTTCCTTCGCTGATTATCATGATCGTTTTGAATTGTTGTTAGGACGTGTTTCTCTCTCTGAATCGTATGCAATTAGCCATTTTATTAATGGTTTGAAACCGTCTATTCAAAAGGTTGTGCGCATGTTTATGCCTCAAACATTAGTTCATGCGTATGCTCTAGCTAGACTTCAGGATATGTCTGTTCCCGTGAAGGATAACTTACCTCCGAATGCTAGACGTTTTATACCTCAGGACACTAGAACCTCACACACAACTGCTCCTTTACTTTCTACCCCTATCACCCCTGCATTTAAGTCTAGACGCTTGCTGGCCGAGGAAGAGATGGCTGATAAAAGAGCTAGGGGCATTTGCTATG AATTGAACTCTGATCAGACTAGTGAGGACAGTGTTGAGGATGAGAACCCTTTGATATCCATTCATGCTATTAATGGCTCTTCTTCAAGGAGCTTTCGTACTATGAGAGTTACTGGCCGAATGGGCAAGAAAGCACTTCACATTCTCATTGATTCGGGTAGCACTCACAATTTCCTTGATCTGCAAGTTGCAAGGAAATTGGGTCTTGTACTCACTAGTGTTACTCCAGTGTTTGTTGATGTGGCGGATGGGAACAGATTGGAGTGCAAGTCTATGTGTAAAGGATTGAAATGGTCCCTAAGAGGCACTACATTTTCAACTGATGTGCTTCTTCTACCTCTTGGAAGTTGTGATATGGTTCTTGGAATTCAATGGCTGGAAACTTTAGGTGATATCCGTTGGAATTTTAAGAATCTAACCATGGATTTCACCTTGAATGGGAAGAGGCATTTACTGAGAGGGGGTTCCACTGAACAGGTAGATCATGCTGTATCCGAGAAGGAAATGAATAAACTCCTTGCTCATCACGAGGGAATTCAACTCTGCTGTATTCAGATGAATACTGAAGGCCACTCTGATCTTCTCACTATGGGGCAGGAACACACTGAGAAGGATTCCCCTATTCCTTACCATATTCAGTCGTTTCTGGATGGACAGAGCTCTATGTTTGCTGAACCAACTGCCTTACCCCCAATGCGCTCTCATAATCACAAAATCCCTCTTCTTCCTTATGCTACTCCTGTCAACTCTAGACCTTATAGGCACTCAGCTTTGCATAAAACTATAATTGAAAAGCAAGTTTCTGAGCTCTTGAAACAAGGCTTTATCCAGCCTAGTTCTAGCCCTTTTTCTTCCCCAGTGGTTCTAggtaagaagaaggatggaacatGGCGGATGTGTGTGGATTATAGGAGGTTTAATAAGATTACTATTAAAGATAAGTACCCCATTCCTCTCATTGATGAACTATTGGAAGAACTTAAAGGAGCCATtgttttttctaaaattgatttgCGGGCTGGCTACCATCAAATCCGTATGGAGGTGCAAGATATTCCAAAAACGGCATTTCGAACACATGATGGCCACTATGAGTTTGCCGTGATGCCCTTTGGCCTTACCAATGCACCGGCCACATTCCAATGCTTAATGAATGATATATTTCGACCCTTCTTGAGGAAGTttgt AAAAGATGCCTTCCATTGGGATGCTGAGGCTGATAAGGCTTTCTTGGAGCTTAAACAAGCTATGATCTCCCCTCCT ATGCATCCAGCCTATGGAATTGGTgctgtgttgatgcaagatgggcaCCCTATTGCTTTTATCAGCAAAGCCTTGTCCCCTAAAAATAAGAACCTCTCTGTTTATGATAAGGAATTATTGGCTATAGTGTTTGCTGTCACTTACTGGATCACTACTTAA
- the LOC121762148 gene encoding dolichyl-diphosphooligosaccharide--protein glycosyltransferase subunit 1A-like, which translates to MKRLRSDLALLFVLGFFTLFSIVCSDLVISKLDRQIDLSSQIVRFTTSLKVENNGAEAVSKVLLPYSETQAKNLAFLSVTITEGKGKTKTSSERLPHDVSHPEGMPSSLTWYAVSLPEELGKGGSLTLEVKAAFTHLLTPFPEKITQADAQLVAFQDSAHYLSPYAVKIQSLTVKLPEPKVESYTRLENTKFSGSEIKYGPYENIPPFSLPTILVHFVSNKPFSVAQELVREIEVSHWGNVQVTENYNLVHAGAELKGEFSRLDYQARPHVRGASALSSLVARLPARAHSICYRDEIGNISTSNVYSDSTKTLLEIEPRYPMFGGWRTAFTIGYGLPLQDFLFKSGGKRFLDITFGCPMNDIVIENLFVKVVLPEGSNDISVVAPFSIKETRETKLSHLDIAGRPVIVLEKSNVVPEHNQNFQVYYRFSSFSLLREPLMLVFGFFLFFVACIAYVHADFTISKSSPSYIAKLQWDEVKTAIQQFQNIMNRVLVIHNKLEASLRDLSRTGDVQACKAARKTADAFLKELTKESKPLLSFLQSSPQALQITPKVDELVIKERELQEKLMLKHSMVVDSYEKKSGGRDIDNRVAAVQQKIALLRQEVDDLLEVIDEI; encoded by the exons ATGAAGCGACTCCGTTCCGATCTCGCTCTACTCTTCGTTTTAGGATTTTTTACGCTTTTCTCCATTGTCTGCTCCGATCTCGTGATTTCCAAATTGGATCGCCAG ATTGATTTATCATCACAGATAGTTCGGTTCACTACATCACTCAAG GTAGAGAATAATGGCGCCGAAGCAGTATCAAAGGTTTTGTTGCCCTACTCTGAAACTCAAGCAAAAAACTTGGCTTTCCTGTCGGTGACAATTACTGAAGGAAAAggaaaaactaaaacttcttcTGAGAGACTGCCTCATGATGTTTCGCATCCTGAAGGGATGCCTTCTTCGTTGACATGGTATGCTGTCTCGTTGCCTGAGGAACTGGGTAAAGGAGGAAGCTTGACTTTGGAGGTTAAAGCTGCATTCACTCATCTACTGACGCCATTCCCTGAGAAGATTACTCAGGCTGATGCTCAGCTGGTTGCCTTCCAAGATAGTGCACATTATCTGTCTCCTTATGCAGTCAAGATCCAGTCACTTACCGTAAAATTGCCCGAGCCAAAAGTTGAGTCTTATACAAGATTGGAGAATACCAAGTTTTCTGGTTCAGAAATAAAATACGGTCCTTATGAGAATATTCCTCCTTTCTCCCTCCCAACAATTTTAGTTCACTTTGTGAGCAATAAACCATTTTCTGTTGCTCAAGAGTTGGTACGTGAGATAGAGGTTTCCCATTGGGGAAATGTGCAAGTCACCGAAAACTATAATCTCGTTCATGCTGGTGCTGAGCTTAAGGGGGAGTTCTCAAG GCTGGACTATCAAGCACGACCCCATGTTAGAGGGGCATCAGCACTAAGCAGTCTTGTCGCTAGACTACCAGCAAGAGCTCATTCTATTTGCTACAGGGATGAGATTGGGAACATATCTACTTCTAATGTATATAGTGATTCAACAAAG ACACTTCTTGAAATCGAGCCTCGGTACCCAATGTTTGGTGGCTGGAGAACTGCTTTCACAATTGGATATGGGTTGCCACTTCAAGATTTCTTGTTCAAGTCAGGGGGAAAACGTTTCCTAGACATCACGTTTGGTTGCCCAATGAATGATATTGTCATTGAAAATCTCTTTGTGAAG GTTGTTTTGCCAGAGGGATCAAACGATATTTCTGTTGTGGCTCCATTTTCTATCAAAGAGACTCGAGAG ACAAAGCTTTCACACCTGGACATTGCCGGCAGACCAGTCATTGTATTGGAAAAGTCAAACGTTGTCCCAGAACATAATCAAAATTTTCAG GTCTACTACAGATTCAGCAGTTTCTCTCTCCTTAGAGAGCCATTAATGCTGGTTTTTGGGTTTTTCCTCTTTTTTGTCGCATGTATAGCATATGTGCATGCTGACTTCACAATCTCAAAGTCTTCACCTTCTTATATAGCAAAACTTCAGTGGGATGAG GTCAAAACTGCAATCCAGCAGTTCCAAAATATCATGAACCGTGTATTGGTCATTCACAACAAGCTAGAAGCTTCTCTGCGTGACCTTTCAAGGACAGGTGATGTCCAGGCTTGCAAAGCAGCACGCAAAACTGCAGACGCTTTTCTTAAGGAGCTAACGAAGGAGTCGAAACCCCTGTTGTCGTTCTTGCAATCTTCTCCGCAGGCGCTTCAAATAACGCCCAAG GTGGACGAATTGGTAATCAAGGAGAGGGAACTGCAAGAGAAGTTGATGCTGAAACACTCCATGGTCGTTGATTCGTACGAGAAGAAATCCGGTGGTCGGGACATCGACAATCGCGTGGCTGCTGTTCAGCAGAAAATCGCACTCTTGAGACAGGAGGTTGATGATCTTCTTGAAGTAATCGATGAGATATAA
- the LOC121760457 gene encoding outer envelope pore protein 21, chloroplastic-like: METSFRYGGDSKSLRIHAKEKISISPNSIFQLQGELDTKLGAPTFVNGMLRHFHPVLSASLGVGVWYNRRDKVHYHIRGKKTFSLTGDGFVNFNVKGRSNINKELKQIDYSAATELVWSIFNVKKDQDVRIKLGYNVIDKIPYMQVRENNWTFNIDQNRRWTVRYDL, encoded by the exons ATGGAAACTTCGTTTAGGTATGGTGGAGATTCCAAGTCTCTCCGAATTCATGCCAAGGAAAAAATCTCCATTTCCCCTAACTCCATCTTCCAG CTTCAAGGGGAGCTTGACACGAAGCTTGGAGCTCCTACTTTCGTGAACGGAATGCTTAGACACTTCCATCCCGTG TTATCGGCTAGCCTTGGTGTAGGAGTTTGGTACAATAGGCGGGATAAAGTGCACTACCACATACGTGGGAAGAAGACATTTTCTTTGACTGGCGATGGATTTGTTAACTTCAATGTTAAGGGTCGTTCTAATATCAATAAGGAATTGAAGCAG ATTGATTATTCTGCTGCTACCGAGCTTGTttggagcatcttcaatgtaaAAAAGGACCAGGATGTACGCATCAAGTTGGGATACAATGTTATTGATAAG ATTCCATATATGCAAGTTCGTGAAAACAATTGGACGTTCAACATTGATCAGAATCGAAGATGGACTGTGAGGTATGACCTTTAA
- the LOC121762581 gene encoding protein S-acyltransferase 21-like, translating into MARRHGWQLPAHSFQVVAITVFFLLSVAFYAFFAPFLGKEIYEYIATGIYSFLALSVFILYVRCTAIDPADPGILIEVDNDKMSAHTSHVGTELTGTLSATEEPGKFVGLRNAGTSYEHDSRRCLNVGCCLCYCLVKEDCRKDEISLEEENGEEEAFFCTLCNAEVRKFSKHCRSCDKCVDGFDHHCRWLNNCVGRKNYISFVCLMAASLAWLVFECAVGIAVLVRCFVDRKATENAIVDRLGDGFSHPPFATVVALCTAVSLLATVPLGELFFFHIILIRKGITTYEYVVAMRTQSEPPGPSVEGGDQQSLPSSPTSSAVTAISSRSSVGMGLQYKGAWCTPPRIFMDHQDEIVPHLEPGRLPSTVDPDHVVQGKKAPQRPIRISAWKLAKLDSHEAIKAGAKARASSSVLRPIGSRPNPHDGDHMSSTTMSSPTSTRHGYYDSRAGTSRLSPAKSSYPPSRASRDDVDTCAHSVSNLSSPHPTNLTPSPMAGQHSSNFNPMYQSSVVHSPLSARASETNEAPRIPARKNNSNNVGPTDGAKSSVYWDPEAGRFVSSASRSVGGSSSATELTYSGQSIFFGGPLVNEQLNRSRRSTGHPQRSSTASYYQQGRSQRGGQLPVFVPSDSQQQQNKFSSNLE; encoded by the exons ATGGCGAGGCGTCATGGGTGGCAACTCCCAGCTCACTCCTTTCAG GTTGTGGCAATAACAGTTTTTTTCCTATTATCTGTTGCTTTCTATGCGTTCTTCGCTCCTTTTTTGGGGAAGGAAATCTATGAGTACATTGCTACAGGCATCTATTCTTTCCTG GCTCTCTCTGTGTTTATACTTTATGTGCGATGCACGGCTATTGATCCTGCTGATCCTGGGATTCTCATTGAAGTAGACAATGACAAGATGTCGGCGCACACATCACATGTTGGCACAGAGTTGACTG GTACGTTGTCTGCAACTGAAGAGCCCGGTAAATTTGTAGGGTTGAGGAATGCAGGAACATCATATGAACATGATTCACGTCGTTGTTTGAATGTCGGATGTTGCCTTTGCTATTGTCTTGTGAAAGAGGATTGTCGCAAGGATGAAATTAGTTTAGAGGAAGAAAATGGCGAGGAGGAGGCTTTCTTCTGCACATTGTGCAATGCTGAG GTGAGGAAGTTCAGCAAACATTGCAGAAGTTGTGACAAATGTGTTGATGGATTCGATCATCACTGCCGG TGGCTGAATAATTGTGTGGGCAGGAAAAACTACATATCGTTTGTATGCTTAATGGCTGCAAGCCTTGCCTGG CTCGTATTTGAATGCGCAGTGGGGATTGCTGTTCTTGTTCGCTGTTTTGTTGATAGAAAAGCTACTGAGAACGCAATCGTGGACAGGCTCGGAGATGGATTTTCTCATCCTCCGTTTGCTACTGTGGTG GCGCTATGTACAGCTGTTTCCTTACTCGCAACTGTTCCTTTGGGAGAGTTATTCTTTTTTCACATCATTCTTATCCGAAAG GGTATCACGACGTATGAATATGTCGTTGCCATGAGGACCCAAAGTGAACCCCCCGGACCTTCTGTAGAGGGAGGAGATCAACAAAGTTTACCCTCTTCGCCAACCAGCTCTGCTGTGACCGCCATTAGCAGTAGAAGTTCGGTTGGAATGGGTCTGCAATATAAAGGCGCTTGGTGCACTCCACCGAGGATATTTATGGATCATCAG GATGAAATCGTGCCTCACCTCGAGCCTGGTCGGCTGCCATCAACGGTCGATCCAGATCACGTAGTTCAAGGCAAAAAAGCGCCGCAGCGCCCCATCAGAATCAGCGCATGGAAGCTGGCGAAACTGGACTCCCATGAGGCGATCAAAGCCGGTGCAAAGGCCCGAGCGTCGTCCTCCGTTCTACGCCCCATCGGCTCCCGACCTAATCCGCACGACGGCGACCACATGTCGAGCACGACCATGAGCAGCCCTACTAGCACGAGACACGGATACTACGACTCTCGAGCGGGCACATCCCGACTATCACCGGCGAAGAGCTCGTACCCACCTAGCCGAGCCAGCCGGGACGATGTCGACACATGCGCCCACAGCGTCAGCAACCTGAGCAGCCCTCACCCCACGAACCTCACGCCCTCACCGATGGCAGGGCAGCACTCGTCGAACTTCAACCCGATGTACCAGTCGTCCGTTGTGCATTCGCCCTTGTCGGCAAGGGCCAGCGAGACCAATGAGGCCCCTCGGATCCCGGCGAGGAAGAACAACAGTAACAACGTGGGGCCCACAGACGGGGCAAAGTCCTCAGTGTACTGGGATCCGGAGGCGGGAAGGTTTGTCTCGTCCGCCTCGAGGAGTGTTGGTGGCTCCTCTTCTGCGACGGAGCTCACGTATTCGGGCCAGTCGATATTCTTTGGAGGGCCGCTCGTGAACGAGCAGCTGAACAGGAGCAGGCGCTCGACTGGGCATCCGCAGCGGAGCTCGACGGCAAGCTATTACCAGCAGGGGAGGTCGCAGCGTGGAGGGCAGCTTCCTGTGTTTGTACCGAGTGATTCGCAGCAGCAGCAAAACAAATTTTCTTCTAATTTAGAGTAG
- the LOC121760182 gene encoding RING-H2 finger protein ATL80-like: MSAPSRKLGGETSPPSPSKTPPPPVETLDSDFVVILAALLCALICVLGLVAVARCAWIRRLSAPPSHPRRSAANKGLKKKVLKALPKQTYGEDAEQAAKLSDCAICLAEFVAGEEIRVLPQCAHGFHVGCIDTWLGSHSSCPSCRQILVVARCQKCGNLPPENHVNRFLP; encoded by the coding sequence ATGAGCGCCCCTTCACGGAAGCTCGGCGGCGAAACCTCACCGCCGTCGCCGTCAAAAACCCCCCCTCCGCCGGTGGAGACTCTGGACTCCGACTTCGTCGTAATCCTGGCGGCTCTCCTCTGCGCGCTAATCTGCGTGCTCGGCCTCGTCGCCGTGGCACGGTGCGCGTGGATCCGCCGCCTCTCTGCGCCGCCGTCCCATCCGCGGAGGTCGGCGGCGAACAAAGGCCTGAAGAAGAAGGTGCTGAAGGCTCTGCCGAAGCAGACCTACGGTGAGGACGCGGAGCAGGCGGCGAAGCTCTCCGACTGCGCCATTTGCCTGGCGGAGTTCGTCGCCGGAGAGGAAATCCGCGTGCTGCCGCAGTGCGCACACGGATTCCACGTCGGATGCATCGACACGTGGCTCGGATCGCACTCCTCCTGCCCCTCCTGCCGTCAGATTCTGGTGGTGGCGCGTTGCCAGAAATGCGGCAATCTGCCGCCTGAAAATCACGTCAATAGGTTTTTGCCttag
- the LOC121760070 gene encoding peptidyl-prolyl cis-trans isomerase FKBP18, chloroplastic-like isoform X2, whose amino-acid sequence MYIYSLTLQQSTGILCAINGSFSAGKSHLNAAVPPLPISRRSALLISVLPFCIIAHPQTLLARERRTRKTIPLEDYLSTRSLTNTTMSLHETFIPLLVSKQVHFDCLYRGITAVSSRESKLLAGNRSIAQPYTFQVGAVPGKERKREFVDNPNGLFSAQAAPKPPKAMYVVTEGMRVGGKRTVIVPPEAGYGPKGMNEIPPGAEFELNIELLEVLPPEDK is encoded by the exons ATGTACATCTACAGTCTAACCCTTCAACAATCCACCGGAATCCTCTGCGCCATAAACGGAAGCTTCTCCGCCGGAAAATCGC ACCTAAATGCTGCTGTTCCGCCATTGCCCATTTCCAGAAGGTCTGCGCTTCTCATCTCTGTTCTGCCATTCTGCATTATCGCTCATCCTCAAACATTGTTAGCTAGAGAGAGACGCACTCGGAAGACCATCCCACTTGAAGACTATCTCTCTACCC GTTCGTTAACGAACACTACCATGTCCTTGCACGAAACCTTCATTCCCCTTTTGGTGTCCAAACAGGTGCATTTTGACTGTTTGTATCGCGGGATTACAGCTGTGTCAAGCCGGGAATCCAAACTCTTGGCCGGGAATAGAAGCATTGCTCAG CCTTACACGTTCCAAGTTGGAGCAGTGCCGGGAAAAGAGCGAAAGCGTGAGTTTGTAGACAATCCCAATGGTTTGTTCTCTGCACAGGCTGCACCAAAACCTCCAAAAGCTATGTATGTGGTTACTGAGGGTATGAGAGTTGGAGGGAAG CGGACTGTGATTGTGCCACCGGAGGCGGGCTATGGGCCGAAGGGAATGAATGAAATTCCG CCGGGAGCTGAATTCGAGCTAAATATCGAGCTTCTGGAAGTACTACCACCCGAAGACAAATGA
- the LOC121760070 gene encoding peptidyl-prolyl cis-trans isomerase FKBP18, chloroplastic-like isoform X1 encodes MYIYSLTLQQSTGILCAINGSFSAGKSHLNAAVPPLPISRRSALLISVLPFCIIAHPQTLLARERRTRKTIPLEDYLSTPDGLKYYDLVEGKGPLAEKGSTVQVHFDCLYRGITAVSSRESKLLAGNRSIAQPYTFQVGAVPGKERKREFVDNPNGLFSAQAAPKPPKAMYVVTEGMRVGGKRTVIVPPEAGYGPKGMNEIPPGAEFELNIELLEVLPPEDK; translated from the exons ATGTACATCTACAGTCTAACCCTTCAACAATCCACCGGAATCCTCTGCGCCATAAACGGAAGCTTCTCCGCCGGAAAATCGC ACCTAAATGCTGCTGTTCCGCCATTGCCCATTTCCAGAAGGTCTGCGCTTCTCATCTCTGTTCTGCCATTCTGCATTATCGCTCATCCTCAAACATTGTTAGCTAGAGAGAGACGCACTCGGAAGACCATCCCACTTGAAGACTATCTCTCTACCC CTGATGGGCTTAAGTACTACGATCTCGTTGAAGGGAAGGGTCCGCTTGCTGAAAAGGGGTCGACTGTGCAG GTGCATTTTGACTGTTTGTATCGCGGGATTACAGCTGTGTCAAGCCGGGAATCCAAACTCTTGGCCGGGAATAGAAGCATTGCTCAG CCTTACACGTTCCAAGTTGGAGCAGTGCCGGGAAAAGAGCGAAAGCGTGAGTTTGTAGACAATCCCAATGGTTTGTTCTCTGCACAGGCTGCACCAAAACCTCCAAAAGCTATGTATGTGGTTACTGAGGGTATGAGAGTTGGAGGGAAG CGGACTGTGATTGTGCCACCGGAGGCGGGCTATGGGCCGAAGGGAATGAATGAAATTCCG CCGGGAGCTGAATTCGAGCTAAATATCGAGCTTCTGGAAGTACTACCACCCGAAGACAAATGA
- the LOC121761244 gene encoding MLO-like protein 9 yields the protein MGGGGGGRELDTTPTWAVALVTLVIIVILIILEKTIHKTSHAFEKRRRMALVEALEKIKGELMVLGFISLLLTFGQTYITQVCIPEKISRTMLPCEFKDDHHEEGGGGGGSDAKAPSQEAAHRRRLLSFERRMLGGGSDTPKGCHDGFVPLISVSALHQLHIFIFFLAVFHVFYSAITMMLGRLKIRGWKEWERQIAEETDGTSADAARFRLTHETSFVRSHSNPLMQNPIIFYIVCFFRHILYSVQKPDYSTLRHGFVSVHLSPGTKFDFQKYIKRSLEDDFKVIVGIPPYLWMISCVYLLLNVKGGQVMFILSIFPLLVILAVGTKLQSIITQMAIEIQEKHAVVQGIPLVQVSDRHFWFSKPTLVLHLIHLTLFQNAFEITYFIWITYEFGLHSCFHRYFLLAVIRVCIGVGVQIVCSYITLPLYALVTQMGSHMKKSIFDEQTSKALMSWHNKVKKKHDHDHVPPIRTRKLGECDSSPEHSPQQSGADLAAGAAAIAVAQSSIEMSENSPKEQMTDIDLLSGP from the exons AtgggcggaggcggaggagggaGGGAGCTCGACACCACCCCCACATGGGCGGTGGCGCTCGTCACTCTAGTGATCATTGTGATTTTGATCATATTGGAGAAGACCATTCATAAAACATCACAT GCTTTTGAAAAGAGGAGGAGAATGGCATTGGTTGAAGCTCTTGAGAAAATCAAAGGAG AGCTTATGGTGCTCGGATTCATATCCCTACTCCTCACGTTTGGGCAAACTTACATCACGCAAGTCTGCATCCCCGAGAAAATCTCAAGGACAATGCTGCCATGTGAGTTCAAGGATGATCATCATGAggagggtggtggtggtggtggttcgGATGCGAAGGCTCCAAGTCAGGAAGCGGCCCATCGGAGGAGGCTCCTCTCGTTCGAACGAAGGATGTTGGGAGGAGGTTCCGACACACCCAAAGGCTGTCATGAT GGATTTGTGCCTCTGATCTCTGTAAGTGCACTTCATCAACTCCACATATTCATCTTCTTCTTGGCCGTGTTTCACGTCTTCTACAGCGCTATAACTATGATGCTAGGGAGGCTCAAG ATTCGAGGGTGGAAGGAATGGGAGAGACAGATTGCAGAGGAAACTGATGGAACTTCTG CTGATGCTGCAAGATTCAGGCTTACACATGAAACATCCTTTGTCAGAAGCCATTCGAACCCATTGATGCAAAATCCCATCATATTTTACATT GTGTGTTTTTTTCGACACATACTGTATTCGGTCCAGAAGCCCGACTACTCCACTCTACGCCATGGATTTGTATCA GTCCATCTGTCTCCTGGGACGAAGTTTGACTTTCAGAAATACATCAAGAGGTCGTTGGAAGACGACTTCAAAGTAATTGTGGGAATTCC GCCGTATCTGTGGATGATATCATGCGTGTATCTGCTGTTGAACGTCAAGG GAGGGCAGGTTATGTTCATCCTGTCGATTTTCCCCCTACTG GTAATCTTAGCAGTTGGCACGAAGCTGCAGTCGATCATAACACAGATGGCAATCGAGATCCAAGAAAAGCACGCGGTGGTGCAGGGCATCCCACTTGTGCAAGTCTCGGATAGGCATTTCTGGTTCAGCAAGCCTACATTAGTCCTTCACTTGATCCATCTCACTCTCTTTCAG AATGCATTCGAGATCACGTACTTCATTTGGATAACG TATGAATTTGGGCTGCATTCATGTTTCCACAGATACTTCCTCCTTGCTGTGATCAGAGTTTGCATAGG GGTAGGCGTGCAGATCGTCTGCAGCTACATTACACTCCCTCTCTACGCCCTCGTTACACAG ATGGGATCACACATGAAGAAGTCCATCTTTGATGAGCAAACTTCCAAGGCGCTGATGAGCTGGCACAACAAGGTTAAGAAGAAGCACGACCACGACCACGTCCCACCCATCCGCACGAGGAAGCTAGGAGAGTGCGACTCATCACCGGAGCACTCTCCACAGCAGTCAGGCGCCGACCTGGCTGCAGGTGCGGCAGCCATTGCTGTTGCTCAGTCGAGCATTGAGATGTCCGAGAACTCACCTAAAGAACAGATGACCGACATAGACTTGCTATCGGGGCCTTGA